Proteins found in one Magnolia sinica isolate HGM2019 chromosome 5, MsV1, whole genome shotgun sequence genomic segment:
- the LOC131247219 gene encoding kinesin-like protein KIN-12F, translating to MAQTVAEENEAIATEARQIAEARKNYVEEEEEEVKLLEKSVEELEYTVNVLENKVEIVKGEAERQRLQREELEGDLTETVHVLIVDIVQGYN from the exons ATGGCACAAACTGTTGCTGAAGAAAATGAAGCAATTGCTACAGAAGCTCGACAG ATAGCTGAGGCAAGAAAGAACTATgttgaagaggaggaggaggaggtgaaGCTATTAGAGAAGTCTGTGGAAGAGCTAGAATATACCGTAAATGTATTGGAAAACAAG gTGGAGATTGTCAAAGGAGAGGCTGAAAGGCAACGGTTGCAGAGAGAGGAGCTAGAAGGGGACCttactgaaacagttcatgtgCTGATTGTTGATATTGTGCAAGGATATAATTAG